Proteins encoded in a region of the Paenibacillus wynnii genome:
- a CDS encoding glycoside hydrolase family 88/105 protein: protein MLQLTYDKEEILSVIDKVVRKTMAMDLTWEWPCGVAYYGVSRAYQTTGNKEYLNMLIQWADEYIELGLPSWTVNTCAMGHMLITLYEETGNQKYWDIVMSKVDYLQNHALRFEDKVLQHTVSVSNDFPEQAWADTLFMAAFFLLRVGSKLNDQDMIQDALNQYYWHIKYLQDPSSGLWYHGYNNIKQDHMSGLFWGRANAWGAYTMSQVKPLLKEWYLYPQCMDVECSLRDQLAALKLVQTENGLWRTVLDDEDSYEEVSASCGIAAAMINNGNPLHIKYVQKALKGILDNISEDGRVLGVSGGTAVMKDREGYCNIPKDWIQGWGQGLALAFLSDMLE, encoded by the coding sequence ATGCTTCAATTAACTTATGACAAGGAAGAGATATTAAGCGTTATCGATAAAGTCGTTAGAAAAACAATGGCGATGGATTTAACATGGGAATGGCCTTGCGGTGTGGCGTATTATGGTGTATCCAGAGCCTATCAAACCACAGGGAATAAAGAGTATCTGAATATGCTTATCCAATGGGCAGATGAATATATCGAATTGGGCTTGCCAAGCTGGACGGTAAATACATGTGCCATGGGCCATATGCTGATTACATTGTATGAAGAAACAGGAAACCAGAAATATTGGGATATTGTGATGAGCAAGGTGGACTACCTCCAGAACCATGCACTCCGGTTCGAAGACAAGGTGCTACAGCATACTGTATCCGTTTCTAATGATTTTCCGGAGCAGGCCTGGGCGGATACTTTATTTATGGCGGCATTTTTTCTGCTCCGCGTAGGAAGTAAATTGAACGATCAGGACATGATCCAGGATGCCTTGAATCAATATTACTGGCATATCAAATACCTGCAAGACCCTAGTAGCGGTCTTTGGTACCACGGCTACAATAACATCAAGCAGGATCACATGTCAGGATTATTCTGGGGCAGAGCAAATGCTTGGGGTGCGTATACCATGTCCCAAGTCAAACCGCTTTTGAAAGAATGGTACTTGTATCCGCAGTGTATGGACGTGGAGTGTTCGCTTCGGGATCAGTTGGCAGCACTCAAGCTTGTTCAAACGGAGAACGGCTTGTGGCGGACGGTACTGGATGATGAGGATTCCTATGAAGAAGTATCCGCATCTTGCGGGATCGCAGCTGCTATGATCAATAACGGCAATCCGCTGCATATCAAATATGTGCAAAAGGCACTAAAAGGCATCTTGGACAATATCAGCGAAGATGGACGAGTATTGGGTGTGTCGGGCGGAACGGCGGTTATGAAGGATCGGGAAGGATACTGTAATATTCCAAAAGATTGGATTCAGGGCTGGGGTCAAGGCTTAGCATTGGCTTTTCTATCTGATATGCTTGAATAG
- a CDS encoding pyridoxal phosphate-dependent aminotransferase translates to MKNWISDKVSEKISTPSAIRAMFMESKRVEKEYGKEAVFDFSLGNPIVEPPVEFTQKGIEILNHKTSGKHSYIEHQGLAKTREVVADHINHKYNTNHTLTDIIMTAGAAGALNVIHNSLLNFEDEVIVFTPYFSEYSGYITNYGGKPIYVKLDSDFSIDFSALAKSITHNTRAIIINTPHNPTGKAFHTEELKKLNRLVEESEAYFETTIYIIFDSPYDQLFYGDSQCNPFLIFNRLIYIGSFSKDFGIAGERLGYIVLPEKLEAKEIILEAIIYSTRILGFVNAPVFVQRVISEMSSLKVDPAPYKERRDLMVKVLQKAGYNVTVPEGGIFIFPESPIQDDQFFCDFLAKNYRVFTVPGSSFKGSGYFRISFSNPLNKIADSEHAFRNARQTLLARA, encoded by the coding sequence ATGAAGAATTGGATTTCTGATAAAGTGTCTGAAAAAATATCTACACCATCGGCTATTCGTGCAATGTTTATGGAGAGCAAAAGAGTAGAAAAGGAATATGGCAAAGAAGCCGTATTTGATTTTTCTTTAGGCAACCCTATTGTAGAGCCTCCAGTTGAATTCACACAAAAAGGGATTGAAATCTTAAATCATAAAACTTCAGGTAAACATTCCTACATTGAACATCAAGGCTTAGCTAAAACAAGAGAAGTTGTGGCTGATCATATTAATCATAAATATAATACCAATCATACATTAACTGATATTATTATGACTGCTGGCGCAGCAGGTGCACTAAATGTTATTCATAATAGTCTATTGAATTTTGAGGATGAAGTAATTGTATTTACCCCATATTTTTCAGAGTACAGCGGTTATATTACTAATTATGGTGGAAAACCGATATATGTAAAATTAGACTCGGATTTTAGTATTGATTTTTCGGCATTAGCTAAAAGTATAACTCACAATACTCGTGCCATCATTATTAATACACCTCATAATCCTACAGGGAAAGCTTTTCATACAGAGGAATTAAAGAAACTAAATAGGTTGGTTGAAGAATCTGAAGCATATTTTGAAACTACAATATATATAATCTTTGATTCCCCATATGATCAATTGTTTTATGGTGATTCTCAATGTAATCCATTCTTAATTTTTAATAGACTTATATACATTGGTTCGTTTAGTAAAGATTTTGGTATTGCTGGCGAAAGACTGGGTTATATTGTTTTACCTGAGAAATTAGAGGCTAAGGAGATTATCTTAGAAGCAATAATATATAGTACCCGTATATTAGGATTTGTTAATGCTCCTGTGTTTGTACAACGTGTGATATCAGAAATGAGTAGCTTGAAAGTTGATCCGGCTCCCTATAAAGAAAGAAGAGATCTTATGGTAAAAGTTCTTCAAAAAGCCGGATACAATGTCACTGTACCTGAAGGAGGAATATTTATTTTTCCAGAGTCACCCATCCAAGATGATCAGTTTTTTTGTGATTTCTTAGCAAAGAATTATAGAGTATTTACTGTACCTGGTAGCTCATTCAAAGGATCAGGCTATTTTAGAATTTCGTTCAGTAATCCATTAAATAAAATAGCTGATTCTGAGCATGCATTTAGAAATGCGAGACAAACTCTTTTAGCACGGGCATAA
- a CDS encoding helix-turn-helix transcriptional regulator has translation MSEQLVLKNKLREARTDQKLSQAQLAEMVGVSRNTISSIETGQFNPTAKLALILCIALDKKFEELFYFD, from the coding sequence ATGAGTGAACAATTGGTTCTAAAAAATAAACTGCGCGAAGCAAGAACAGATCAAAAATTATCTCAAGCACAATTGGCTGAAATGGTGGGTGTCTCAAGAAATACAATAAGTTCTATTGAAACGGGACAGTTTAATCCGACAGCAAAATTGGCTTTGATTTTATGTATTGCATTGGATAAGAAGTTTGAAGAATTGTTTTATTTTGATTAA
- a CDS encoding ATP-binding cassette domain-containing protein codes for MEQDYIEIVGARENNLKNVSLKIPKRKITIFTGVSGSGKSSLVFETMAQEAGRQLNETFSNFVRQFLPKYSQPDVDSIHNLSTAIVVDQKRLGGNSRSTLGTITDINSLLRLLFSRFGKPYIGHANHFSFNDPSGMCMECEGIGKIVTLNIDAAIDKEKSLNEGAILLPGFKVGTWMWKMYANQGYFDNDKKIKEYSEEEYYKLVYAKPEKVTLNFLDGEMNSTYEGLVERFIRQNIKTEREKSEANQKKSEKFTTTCTCPDCGGKRYNEEALSSRILGYSIYDLTEMQVDELVEVLQGFEEKAAAPIVKSVVERLQNLVDIGLDYVSLTRETATLSGGESQRVKMVKNLTSSLTDVMYIFDEPSIGLHPRDVHRLNELLIKLRDKGNTVIVVEHDPDVIKIADYIVDIGPHAGADGGQIVYSGDYKGLLSSGTLTGECFGNSVPIKNSVREPKEFLESSRSNLHNLKDVSLRIPKALLTVVTGVAGSGKSTLVNEVFAKEFSEAIRIDQSAVSANSRSNPATFTGVMDYIRQCFAAENNVSAGLFSYNSEGGCEACKGTGSIEINLSFMDTIDVPCEECGGKRYKQEVLQYAYKGKNIVDIMEMTIAEAVHFFDSKEIQSKLRSINDVGLHYMTLGQPLNTLSGGECQRLKLAKEFNKKGNIYILDEPTTGLHMSDIKSILAIMDKLVNKGNTVIVIEHNLDVIKNADWIVDLGPDGGTRGGEILFEGTPAELLKCTRSVTARFIDLDRYDRTHQIH; via the coding sequence ATGGAGCAGGATTATATAGAAATAGTCGGTGCGAGGGAAAATAACCTCAAAAATGTTAGTTTGAAGATTCCCAAAAGAAAGATAACTATATTTACAGGGGTATCGGGATCGGGTAAGTCCTCCCTTGTTTTTGAGACGATGGCACAGGAGGCGGGGAGGCAGCTAAACGAGACGTTCAGCAACTTTGTCCGGCAGTTCTTGCCCAAATACAGTCAGCCCGATGTGGATTCGATCCACAATTTGTCGACGGCTATCGTTGTTGATCAAAAAAGACTTGGCGGCAATTCCCGCTCAACACTTGGAACGATAACGGACATCAACTCGTTGCTTCGTTTGCTTTTTTCTCGCTTTGGGAAGCCCTATATCGGTCATGCGAACCATTTTTCCTTTAACGACCCGAGTGGCATGTGTATGGAATGTGAAGGTATCGGCAAAATCGTTACACTGAACATTGACGCAGCGATCGACAAAGAGAAATCCTTGAATGAAGGTGCCATTCTTCTTCCAGGCTTCAAAGTCGGTACATGGATGTGGAAAATGTATGCCAACCAAGGTTATTTTGATAATGACAAGAAGATTAAAGAGTATTCAGAAGAAGAGTATTACAAACTTGTTTATGCCAAACCTGAGAAGGTTACGCTAAATTTTCTCGATGGAGAAATGAATTCCACCTATGAAGGTCTGGTTGAGCGGTTTATAAGACAGAATATTAAGACGGAGAGAGAAAAATCGGAAGCCAATCAGAAAAAAAGTGAAAAATTTACGACAACCTGCACATGCCCCGACTGCGGAGGAAAACGATATAACGAGGAAGCGCTATCGTCCAGAATTTTGGGTTATTCCATTTACGATCTTACCGAAATGCAAGTTGACGAGCTGGTTGAGGTACTTCAAGGATTCGAGGAGAAAGCCGCAGCTCCTATCGTAAAAAGTGTGGTAGAACGGCTGCAAAACCTTGTAGATATCGGACTTGATTATGTGAGTCTCACGCGCGAAACCGCTACACTTTCCGGTGGAGAATCGCAACGGGTGAAAATGGTCAAAAACCTTACAAGCAGTCTTACGGATGTGATGTATATTTTTGACGAACCGAGCATTGGCCTGCATCCAAGAGATGTTCACAGACTCAATGAATTGTTGATTAAGCTGCGTGACAAAGGGAATACGGTAATTGTCGTCGAGCATGATCCGGATGTTATTAAGATAGCAGATTATATCGTTGACATCGGTCCCCATGCAGGGGCAGATGGAGGACAAATCGTGTATTCGGGAGATTATAAAGGGCTGCTGAGTTCAGGCACATTAACTGGAGAATGCTTCGGTAACAGTGTTCCTATTAAAAATAGTGTTCGAGAACCTAAGGAATTTTTGGAAAGCTCAAGAAGTAATCTTCATAACCTTAAGGATGTTAGTTTACGCATACCTAAAGCATTGCTCACCGTCGTAACTGGCGTTGCGGGTTCGGGGAAAAGTACATTGGTCAATGAGGTTTTTGCTAAAGAATTCAGCGAAGCCATTAGAATAGACCAGAGCGCCGTAAGCGCAAATAGCCGCTCGAATCCTGCTACATTTACAGGAGTGATGGATTACATCCGCCAATGCTTTGCTGCTGAAAATAATGTCAGTGCCGGGTTGTTCAGTTACAATTCCGAAGGGGGCTGCGAGGCATGTAAAGGAACCGGAAGCATTGAGATTAATCTGTCCTTTATGGATACAATTGATGTTCCGTGTGAGGAATGCGGGGGGAAACGGTACAAACAGGAAGTTCTGCAGTATGCATACAAGGGTAAAAACATAGTCGATATTATGGAAATGACCATTGCGGAAGCCGTCCATTTTTTTGATTCCAAAGAAATACAAAGCAAGCTGCGAAGCATCAATGATGTCGGACTGCACTACATGACGTTGGGACAGCCGCTAAATACACTATCCGGCGGAGAATGCCAGCGTTTAAAACTTGCGAAGGAATTTAATAAAAAAGGCAACATCTATATTCTGGACGAACCGACGACGGGGCTCCATATGTCAGATATAAAAAGTATACTTGCGATTATGGACAAGCTGGTAAACAAGGGGAATACGGTAATCGTTATTGAACATAACCTAGATGTAATCAAAAATGCCGATTGGATCGTCGATTTAGGTCCAGACGGAGGAACACGAGGCGGAGAAATATTGTTTGAAGGGACGCCGGCGGAGCTATTGAAATGTACGCGGTCTGTTACTGCAAGATTTATAGATCTCGATCGGTACGATCGGACTCATCAAATCCATTGA
- a CDS encoding DUF2000 family protein, translating to MKRIAIILDKNLEIGAASNVAALLMGQASLKDPNLYSEVPVLDKNNVQHAGIKFSTVILKAGENQLLNLIKSISEDTPNLNSVVFSQTGQFLNNAFDEYSLEISSKETEETKIVGVIVWGEDELVRMATKKYSVLK from the coding sequence ATGAAGAGAATAGCCATTATTTTAGACAAAAATCTTGAAATAGGTGCTGCATCAAATGTGGCTGCTTTATTGATGGGTCAGGCATCCCTTAAGGATCCAAATTTATATTCTGAAGTACCTGTATTGGATAAAAATAACGTGCAACATGCCGGCATCAAATTTAGCACAGTCATTCTAAAAGCTGGGGAGAATCAACTTCTCAATTTAATTAAATCAATATCAGAGGATACACCTAACTTGAATAGCGTTGTGTTTTCACAAACTGGTCAATTCTTAAATAATGCTTTTGATGAATATTCTTTGGAAATATCTTCAAAAGAAACTGAAGAAACAAAAATTGTTGGAGTTATTGTTTGGGGAGAAGACGAGTTAGTTCGAATGGCTACTAAAAAGTATAGTGTTCTAAAATAA
- a CDS encoding AraC family transcriptional regulator: protein MPRKKKPVIEYRHYSLPIHFPVLLLSGERWKISDIKSEHLHFHNHLEIGICYSDSGIMEIKGESVPFTAGDVTFLPRYLPHTTYSSPNTASLWSYLFFSPEDLFQHSFKSPYNNFEPNLWAVKGMNCILNKEKYPKVYTLATSIVEELQQQKPYYQENAYGLLLSLYIELLRIHSTNEGLADQEAEHGLKSDFVISPALEFITKNYMTPMTIDFLADLCHLSTTHFRRKFHEIMGAAPLDFLSSTRIEEACKQLKSSDQSILSISEQVGYPSISSFNRCFSKLMGASPKKWRKGAQSEAQSAKASILEFTGWV, encoded by the coding sequence ATGCCCAGAAAAAAGAAGCCCGTCATTGAATACCGCCACTACAGCTTGCCTATCCATTTCCCTGTCTTGCTGTTGAGCGGGGAACGATGGAAGATTTCCGATATCAAAAGCGAACATCTCCATTTTCATAACCATTTGGAGATTGGTATTTGCTATTCGGACAGCGGTATCATGGAGATCAAAGGAGAATCCGTACCTTTTACAGCCGGCGATGTGACCTTCCTTCCCAGGTATCTTCCCCATACGACGTACAGTTCGCCAAATACAGCCAGTCTGTGGTCCTATCTCTTTTTTTCGCCAGAGGACCTCTTCCAACATTCATTCAAAAGTCCTTACAACAACTTTGAGCCGAATTTGTGGGCGGTAAAGGGAATGAACTGTATATTGAACAAGGAGAAATATCCTAAGGTTTATACACTTGCTACATCGATCGTAGAGGAATTACAACAACAGAAACCTTACTATCAAGAAAATGCTTACGGCTTATTGCTATCCCTTTATATAGAACTCCTCAGAATTCATTCCACGAATGAAGGATTGGCCGATCAGGAAGCAGAGCATGGCCTGAAAAGCGATTTTGTGATTTCTCCGGCTCTGGAGTTTATCACTAAGAACTATATGACACCCATGACCATCGATTTCCTGGCTGATCTGTGCCACTTAAGCACCACTCATTTTCGCAGAAAATTCCATGAAATCATGGGGGCTGCACCTCTCGATTTCCTGAGTAGCACCCGAATCGAAGAGGCCTGTAAGCAGTTAAAAAGTTCGGATCAATCCATTCTTTCGATCTCCGAACAAGTTGGTTATCCTTCCATTTCCAGCTTCAATCGATGCTTCTCCAAGCTAATGGGAGCTTCGCCAAAAAAATGGCGGAAAGGGGCACAATCCGAAGCACAATCAGCGAAAGCTTCTATTCTGGAGTTTACGGGGTGGGTTTAA
- the gnpA gene encoding 1,3-beta-galactosyl-N-acetylhexosamine phosphorylase has translation MTRQTTGAFTLPGESGYEALTLQLAERWGADVIRDSDGTQLSDEIINAGYGIYSTICIIRDHNEWASQNLDKLQQCFLITHPKVAVQDYVSIYLMEDFFAEQFRVNDSKEAFKYWQVVDRTTGEEVSREQWNYERESGNVVISGIVPWHKYTVSFMAYRIWEEISMYNHTTNHWDKEHLMQIDPIYEDTQKYLLEWMENWCVQHKETTVVRFTSLFYNFAWIWGSSDRNRHLFSDWGSYDFTVSSRALDLFAKKYGYSLTAEDFVNGGQYRVSHIPAEQRKLDYMAFINDFVIEFGKKCIDIVHKHDKLAYVFYDDSWVGAEPYNDRFGEFGFDGMIKCVFSGFEARLCSGVKVDTHEIRLHPYLFPVGLGGLPTFMEGGNPTLDAKKYWINIRRALLREPIDRIGLGGYLHLVESYPDFCDYIEKIANEFREIKELHQQGKPYQIKTKVAILHTWGKLRSWTLSGHFHETYMHDLIHINEALSGLPVEVQFIDFEDIRQGNLQDCDVVINAGSAGSAWSGGKHWDDHKVVDILTKWVYEGGTFIGINQPSAVEGYDSFFRMAHVLGLDEDSGSRVAHGRWTYEVHDEHGLVPEGASIKPKNSIYLTDGSAAVVNETGGILTLSTHAFGKGKGIYLPSFEFSFENTRLLLNIIRFAGDELHETKYITDNLYTECAYYPESKMLVVINNSDQLQKTTIDTEYGQQTLELDPFDTIITTIKSCRNRSGRFVSRLTSRPLT, from the coding sequence TTGACCAGACAAACAACGGGGGCCTTTACACTACCGGGAGAATCCGGTTATGAAGCGCTGACCCTGCAATTAGCTGAACGTTGGGGTGCTGATGTCATCCGTGACAGTGACGGCACGCAGTTGTCAGATGAGATTATCAACGCTGGGTACGGTATTTATTCTACAATTTGCATCATCCGAGATCATAACGAGTGGGCGTCTCAGAATCTGGATAAGCTGCAGCAGTGTTTTTTAATTACCCATCCGAAGGTAGCTGTACAAGATTATGTATCCATCTATCTGATGGAGGATTTTTTTGCTGAACAATTCAGAGTGAATGATTCCAAAGAGGCCTTTAAGTATTGGCAGGTTGTTGATAGAACGACCGGGGAAGAAGTTTCAAGAGAGCAGTGGAATTATGAACGGGAATCGGGAAATGTGGTCATTAGTGGCATTGTTCCCTGGCATAAATACACGGTCAGCTTCATGGCCTACCGGATCTGGGAAGAGATTTCGATGTATAACCATACGACTAACCATTGGGACAAAGAGCATCTGATGCAAATTGATCCGATCTATGAAGATACTCAAAAGTATCTGTTGGAATGGATGGAGAATTGGTGTGTTCAGCATAAGGAAACCACGGTTGTTCGGTTCACCTCTTTATTTTATAATTTCGCCTGGATCTGGGGCAGTAGTGACCGCAATCGCCATCTGTTCTCTGACTGGGGTTCATACGACTTTACGGTAAGTTCAAGAGCGCTTGATCTGTTCGCCAAGAAATATGGGTATTCACTGACGGCTGAGGATTTTGTGAATGGTGGACAATACCGTGTTAGCCATATCCCGGCTGAGCAGCGCAAGCTCGACTATATGGCATTTATCAATGATTTCGTCATCGAATTTGGCAAGAAATGTATTGATATTGTGCATAAGCATGACAAGCTGGCGTACGTCTTCTATGATGACAGTTGGGTTGGAGCAGAGCCTTACAATGACCGCTTTGGAGAGTTTGGCTTTGACGGGATGATTAAATGTGTATTCTCCGGTTTTGAGGCAAGGCTGTGTTCAGGGGTGAAAGTGGATACGCATGAGATTCGGCTGCATCCCTACTTATTTCCGGTTGGGTTAGGCGGGCTTCCTACCTTTATGGAGGGGGGCAACCCCACGCTGGATGCCAAAAAGTACTGGATTAATATTCGGCGCGCCCTCTTGCGGGAGCCTATTGACCGGATTGGACTGGGCGGATATTTGCATCTAGTAGAGTCTTATCCGGACTTCTGTGATTATATCGAGAAGATTGCTAATGAATTCAGAGAAATTAAAGAACTGCATCAACAAGGCAAACCTTATCAGATTAAGACGAAGGTAGCCATTCTACACACTTGGGGAAAATTGAGATCGTGGACATTATCCGGCCATTTCCATGAAACGTATATGCATGATTTGATTCATATTAATGAGGCTTTATCCGGATTGCCGGTTGAGGTGCAGTTCATTGATTTCGAAGATATCCGTCAGGGCAACCTGCAAGATTGTGATGTAGTGATCAATGCCGGTTCAGCAGGTTCTGCTTGGAGCGGTGGCAAGCATTGGGATGACCACAAGGTCGTGGATATCTTGACCAAATGGGTGTATGAGGGCGGTACCTTTATCGGTATTAACCAGCCTTCGGCGGTTGAGGGGTATGACAGCTTTTTCCGTATGGCACATGTCCTCGGTCTAGATGAAGATTCAGGCTCCAGAGTAGCTCATGGAAGATGGACATATGAGGTTCATGACGAGCATGGTTTGGTGCCAGAAGGGGCCAGCATCAAGCCTAAGAATAGTATTTATCTTACAGATGGGTCAGCTGCGGTAGTGAATGAAACAGGTGGTATCCTAACACTATCTACTCATGCTTTTGGTAAAGGTAAGGGGATCTACCTTCCTTCTTTCGAATTCAGCTTTGAAAACACACGATTGCTGCTGAATATCATTCGATTTGCGGGCGATGAGTTACATGAAACGAAGTACATTACGGATAACTTATATACAGAGTGTGCTTATTATCCGGAAAGTAAAATGCTCGTAGTTATCAACAATAGCGATCAACTGCAAAAAACTACTATTGATACGGAATATGGACAACAAACCCTGGAATTAGATCCGTTCGACACTATTATCACAACTATTAAAAGCTGCCGGAACCGTTCTGGACGCTTCGTTTCGCGGTTGACGAGCAGGCCGTTAACATAG
- a CDS encoding ATP-grasp domain-containing protein has protein sequence MKTIVYISDFRLPFVLNFIKPLKKFVGYTKILIIEKNNLQNEHVLSEFFDEIRYIDYLESLDRIKEHIAQIRMDHKIVALLTPGENAIEIGGEIRSTFGIPGLQRNQAEAVRNKWIMKQMLHQRGIRTSVTAIALSVSDYIEFVGENGFPIIVKPLSGFGTINTYKISSMNELEYYLENTRKEHQKDLLEEFINGKEFHCDSIVSRGKVVFSSVSQYLYNCLEIATSNKPPASITIPEGSKIEYIDLIKEVNDEVISALGINNSVTHAELFLTPEGEVVFGEIGARIGGAQVMPPCIKNTHGIDFFEAVSDLELGVFEYNRCQTDNKYTGMICFPTRAGIIEKISGIQDFKDIKGLIDFNVSYKVGQKVKDVKDTMTRSGFAIVEGDSFEDLSNTLLDMYDRFYIQVENNAEEGIR, from the coding sequence ATGAAAACAATAGTATACATATCAGATTTCAGATTGCCATTTGTTTTGAACTTTATTAAGCCGTTAAAGAAATTTGTAGGCTACACAAAAATACTTATTATTGAAAAAAACAACCTTCAAAATGAACATGTGCTCAGTGAGTTTTTTGATGAAATAAGATATATAGATTATTTAGAATCTCTAGACAGAATTAAAGAACATATTGCACAAATTAGAATGGATCATAAAATTGTAGCTCTATTAACTCCAGGTGAAAATGCTATTGAAATAGGAGGAGAAATTCGCTCAACTTTTGGTATTCCAGGTTTACAAAGAAATCAAGCAGAAGCTGTACGAAATAAATGGATTATGAAACAAATGTTGCATCAACGAGGTATTAGAACATCTGTTACTGCAATCGCATTGTCGGTTAGTGATTATATAGAATTCGTTGGAGAAAATGGGTTTCCGATCATTGTAAAACCATTAAGTGGCTTTGGGACTATTAATACTTATAAAATTTCTAGTATGAACGAGTTGGAATATTATTTAGAGAATACAAGAAAAGAACATCAGAAGGATTTGCTTGAGGAGTTTATAAATGGAAAAGAGTTTCATTGTGATTCTATTGTTTCAAGAGGGAAAGTGGTTTTTTCATCAGTGTCTCAGTATTTATACAATTGCCTAGAAATTGCCACGAGTAATAAGCCACCTGCAAGCATAACAATTCCTGAAGGTTCTAAGATTGAATATATTGATCTTATAAAAGAAGTGAATGACGAAGTTATTTCTGCATTAGGTATCAATAATTCTGTAACACACGCTGAATTATTTCTAACTCCCGAAGGAGAAGTTGTATTTGGCGAAATTGGGGCACGAATTGGTGGGGCACAGGTAATGCCTCCATGTATAAAAAATACTCATGGAATTGATTTTTTTGAAGCCGTTAGTGATTTAGAATTAGGCGTGTTTGAATATAACAGATGTCAGACAGATAATAAGTACACGGGTATGATATGTTTTCCTACCCGCGCGGGCATCATTGAAAAGATATCTGGAATACAAGATTTTAAAGATATAAAAGGCCTAATAGATTTTAATGTTTCCTATAAAGTTGGACAGAAAGTAAAAGATGTTAAAGATACAATGACTAGATCAGGCTTTGCAATTGTTGAAGGAGATTCTTTCGAAGATCTAAGTAATACTCTATTAGATATGTATGATCGATTTTATATTCAAGTTGAAAATAATGCAGAGGAGGGGATTCGTTGA
- a CDS encoding MFS transporter, whose protein sequence is MNLVKTYAGLTKEIYFLCLARTINSIGDFVFSLITLYLTLQLGMNVVSAGIFVSLAALISGPGVLLGGYLSDIMGKKTIIVGGQFLSSILIMSCIFWSGTIAVAYILIIVMFSISVTRPAYNSLLIKLSTGEKERKSAFSLMYLGANLGIAIGPLVAGYFMRDYINFVFLGISIVFLLSTIIIISLVKVVDDKVFTKFEKESLNNHNSQHNSSPILKIIMKRPLVAYFIIISFLNYFIYMQASFSIPIQMNSSFGENGAAYYGSVMTINAMCVIILTTLILSITKKITAINSIAIGAIFYGLGFGILGLLDYSTNFIIVALSTILWTVGEILIQTNINLYIASRVPDTHQGRFNGLLLFVGCLGYTISPYLTGIFINNIDIENVWLIISAFSLIYSLCMLFLLYLEKRSIRGKLNEELDF, encoded by the coding sequence TTGAATTTAGTTAAAACATATGCGGGCCTCACAAAAGAAATTTATTTCCTCTGCTTAGCGCGTACTATTAATAGCATTGGAGACTTTGTATTTTCTCTAATTACGTTATATCTAACTTTACAATTAGGTATGAACGTAGTATCTGCGGGAATCTTTGTTTCACTAGCAGCCTTGATAAGCGGTCCAGGTGTGTTATTAGGTGGATATCTTAGTGACATCATGGGCAAAAAAACAATCATAGTTGGTGGACAGTTCCTATCCTCTATCTTAATAATGAGTTGCATTTTTTGGTCAGGTACAATTGCAGTGGCCTATATTTTAATAATAGTAATGTTTTCCATCAGTGTTACTCGTCCTGCATATAATTCTTTATTGATTAAACTATCTACGGGAGAAAAAGAAAGGAAATCTGCTTTCTCTTTGATGTATTTAGGAGCAAATTTAGGTATAGCTATTGGACCTCTTGTAGCGGGATATTTTATGCGAGATTACATAAACTTTGTATTTCTAGGTATTAGTATCGTCTTCCTACTCTCAACGATTATAATCATAAGCTTAGTTAAAGTAGTGGATGACAAAGTATTTACGAAATTTGAAAAAGAGAGTTTGAACAATCACAACTCCCAGCATAACTCATCTCCAATATTAAAAATAATAATGAAAAGGCCTTTGGTTGCATACTTCATCATCATATCCTTTCTCAACTACTTTATTTATATGCAAGCATCATTCAGTATCCCTATTCAAATGAATAGTTCTTTTGGTGAGAATGGAGCAGCCTATTATGGGTCTGTTATGACTATTAATGCTATGTGTGTCATTATATTAACTACTCTCATCTTATCTATAACAAAAAAAATAACTGCAATAAACTCTATAGCCATAGGTGCCATATTCTACGGATTAGGGTTTGGTATATTAGGATTGCTTGATTATTCTACTAATTTTATAATTGTCGCTCTTTCAACAATTCTTTGGACAGTTGGAGAAATATTAATTCAAACCAATATTAATCTGTATATAGCTTCGCGTGTACCTGATACTCATCAAGGAAGATTTAATGGCTTACTGCTCTTTGTAGGATGCCTTGGATACACCATAAGTCCATATTTGACCGGGATTTTTATAAATAATATAGACATTGAGAATGTTTGGCTTATCATTTCAGCCTTCAGTCTAATTTATTCTTTATGTATGTTGTTTCTTTTATATTTAGAAAAAAGATCAATTAGGGGAAAATTAAATGAAGAATTGGATTTCTGA